A DNA window from Streptomyces canus contains the following coding sequences:
- a CDS encoding maleylpyruvate isomerase family mycothiol-dependent enzyme, whose amino-acid sequence MTEATDRIIGALRSGHNHLAAVVHRLTAADLTRPSGASEWDVSQVLSHLGSGAEIGLAALEGATGGTGAPDGDFNKSVWARWDAMTPAERAEGFVTANQALVERYEGLDAGARSDLRIDLGFLPAPVDVATAAGLRLSEFAHHSWDVEMAFDPSTTLASAATGPLLDQAGMMLGFLGKADALENRPVAVAVHTTAPERAFGLSVGKTVALTGEPENADAVLTAPAEWWLRLVAGRHAPAHTPSSVTLTGDTLTLDDLRRIFPGF is encoded by the coding sequence ATGACCGAAGCCACAGACCGGATCATCGGCGCCCTGCGCAGCGGGCACAACCACCTCGCCGCTGTGGTGCACAGACTCACCGCCGCCGATCTCACCCGCCCGTCCGGCGCGTCGGAGTGGGACGTCTCCCAGGTGCTCAGCCATCTGGGCAGCGGCGCCGAAATTGGCCTGGCCGCACTGGAGGGCGCGACGGGCGGTACGGGTGCCCCCGACGGCGACTTCAACAAGTCGGTGTGGGCCCGCTGGGACGCGATGACCCCGGCCGAGCGCGCCGAAGGCTTCGTCACCGCCAACCAGGCGCTGGTCGAACGTTACGAGGGCCTCGACGCGGGGGCCCGCAGCGACCTCCGGATCGACCTCGGCTTCCTGCCCGCGCCGGTGGACGTCGCGACCGCGGCGGGGCTCCGGCTCAGTGAGTTCGCCCACCACTCGTGGGACGTCGAGATGGCCTTCGACCCGTCGACGACCCTGGCGTCCGCCGCGACCGGGCCGCTCCTCGACCAGGCCGGAATGATGCTGGGCTTCCTCGGCAAGGCGGACGCCCTGGAGAACCGCCCCGTCGCCGTCGCGGTGCACACCACCGCACCCGAGCGCGCCTTCGGTCTCTCGGTGGGCAAGACGGTCGCGCTCACCGGCGAACCCGAGAACGCCGACGCCGTGCTGACGGCTCCCGCCGAGTGGTGGCTGCGACTCGTCGCCGGTCGGCACGCCCCCGCCCACACCCCGTCCTCCGTGACCCTCACCGGCGACACCCTCACCCTCGACGACCTGCGCAGGATTTTCCCCGGGTTCTGA
- a CDS encoding dioxygenase family protein: MSGPAAHTPLVYAFGGFHPRYYTMRYDTPDATALARRVAGTMPDGEPVHQHAGRGLDHGGGAWVPLMAMYPLAEEGVLVIGSGFMMHGLPFISRAMLEGQVPGWSADFDAWAADALARGMVDELAAFRTRAPGMPYAHPTVDHYIPLFITLGAAAHPDRPVRTTVEGYTIGFSKHSFQTAV; this comes from the coding sequence TTGTCCGGACCGGCCGCGCACACCCCGCTCGTCTACGCCTTCGGGGGCTTCCACCCGCGCTACTACACGATGCGGTACGACACCCCTGACGCGACCGCGCTCGCCCGCCGAGTCGCCGGAACCATGCCGGACGGCGAACCGGTCCACCAGCACGCCGGCCGAGGGCTCGACCACGGGGGGGGGGCCTGGGTGCCGCTGATGGCCATGTACCCGCTGGCCGAGGAGGGTGTGCTGGTGATCGGCTCCGGCTTTATGATGCACGGGCTGCCGTTCATCAGCCGTGCGATGCTCGAAGGCCAAGTCCCGGGCTGGTCCGCCGACTTCGACGCCTGGGCCGCCGACGCCCTCGCGCGCGGCATGGTGGACGAACTCGCCGCGTTCCGGACGAGGGCGCCCGGTATGCCGTACGCCCATCCGACCGTCGACCACTACATCCCGCTGTTCATCACCCTGGGCGCCGCCGCGCACCCCGACCGGCCGGTGCGGACCACCGTCGAGGGGTACACGATCGGCTTCTCCAAGCACTCGTTCCAGACCGCCGTGTGA
- a CDS encoding MFS transporter: protein MSTSIDRGAPASGKKDSGLRGSHAVRWWVLAVIGMAQLMVMLDATVVNIALPEAQQDLGFSDGSRQWVITGYALAFGSLLLLGGRLGDLLGRRTLFVIGLAGFGAASVVGGSAGSFEIFVAARVAQGLFAAVLAPAALSLLSVTFTEKSERAKAFGIFSALGGAGGAIGLLLGGMLTEWASWRWVMYVNVAFAAPALIGALMLLAKPMITKKPKLDIPGIVVVSAALFAVVYGFAHVESTSWTNPVALGSMIVGVVLLAVFVWLQSRVAHPLLPLRVVLDRTRGGSFMAVFVLGMGMFSIFLFLTYYFAASLGYSPIKTGLAFLPMVAAVVASSTTMPSLVLPRVGPKIVVSAGFLVAAAGMALLTRLELDSTYAAHIMPGLILLGLGIGAVMTTAFQGATSGLRHEDTGVASALINTGQQVGGSISTALLTTVASSAATDYLTSHKPGALAAAQAGVEGYTATLAWGSGFFVVGAVLAAFLLPNRALEPSEGEPVMAH from the coding sequence ATGAGTACCAGCATCGACCGCGGGGCGCCCGCCTCCGGAAAGAAAGACTCGGGCCTTCGCGGCTCACATGCCGTGCGCTGGTGGGTGCTGGCCGTCATAGGCATGGCACAGCTCATGGTCATGCTCGATGCGACCGTCGTGAACATCGCGCTGCCCGAGGCGCAGCAAGATCTCGGCTTCAGCGACGGCAGCCGGCAGTGGGTCATCACGGGTTACGCCCTGGCGTTCGGCAGCCTGCTGCTGCTCGGCGGCCGACTCGGTGACCTGTTGGGCCGACGTACCCTCTTCGTGATCGGCTTGGCAGGTTTCGGGGCCGCGTCCGTCGTCGGCGGCTCGGCCGGCAGCTTCGAGATCTTCGTCGCGGCACGTGTTGCCCAAGGCCTCTTCGCCGCAGTGCTCGCGCCCGCGGCGCTCTCACTGCTCAGTGTGACCTTCACCGAGAAGTCCGAAAGGGCGAAGGCCTTCGGTATCTTCAGTGCGCTGGGCGGTGCGGGCGGCGCGATCGGGCTGCTGCTCGGCGGCATGCTCACCGAATGGGCCTCCTGGCGCTGGGTGATGTACGTGAACGTCGCCTTCGCGGCCCCCGCCCTGATCGGCGCCTTGATGCTGCTGGCCAAGCCCATGATCACCAAGAAGCCCAAACTCGATATTCCTGGCATCGTCGTGGTGAGCGCCGCGCTGTTCGCCGTCGTCTACGGGTTCGCGCACGTCGAGTCCACCAGCTGGACCAACCCGGTCGCCCTCGGCTCCATGATCGTCGGCGTGGTGCTGCTCGCGGTGTTCGTATGGCTGCAGTCCAGGGTCGCGCATCCGCTGCTGCCACTGCGCGTCGTGCTGGACCGGACCCGCGGTGGTTCGTTCATGGCGGTGTTCGTCCTGGGCATGGGGATGTTCTCGATCTTCCTGTTCCTGACCTACTACTTCGCGGCCAGCCTCGGCTACTCGCCGATCAAGACCGGTCTGGCGTTCCTGCCGATGGTCGCGGCCGTCGTCGCTTCGTCGACCACGATGCCTTCGCTGGTGCTGCCCAGGGTCGGCCCGAAGATCGTCGTCAGCGCCGGCTTCCTGGTCGCCGCAGCCGGTATGGCCCTGCTGACCCGGCTCGAACTGGACAGCACCTACGCCGCCCACATCATGCCCGGCCTGATCCTGCTGGGCCTCGGCATCGGCGCGGTGATGACCACCGCGTTCCAGGGGGCGACCTCAGGCCTGCGCCACGAGGACACGGGCGTCGCCTCGGCGCTGATCAACACCGGTCAGCAGGTGGGCGGCTCGATCAGTACGGCGCTGCTGACCACCGTCGCCTCGTCGGCCGCGACCGATTACCTGACTTCGCACAAGCCCGGCGCGCTGGCCGCGGCGCAGGCCGGGGTCGAGGGCTACACGGCCACCCTGGCGTGGGGCTCCGGGTTCTTCGTGGTCGGTGCGGTGCTCGCGGCGTTCCTGCTGCCGAATCGGGCTCTGGAGCCGTCCGAGGGCGAGCCCGTGATGGCCCACTGA
- a CDS encoding alpha/beta fold hydrolase, with protein MTQTTQRPPFGEDSPARGSQASDRIRHRTVQAGGLEVPILEAGSGPLVVCLHGFPDHAASWTGILDRLAQEGYWAVAPAQRGYWPGGAAPDGSYRIATTGQDVLALIEALGREQADLIGHDFGAAAAYAATSLDPRRVRKLVTMAGPPGRQLLNALVTDGDQQRLSWYMFFFQTAMAEAAIELDDFAFIDRLWREWSPGYELPDAERAALKETLGAPGVLTEVLGYYRQLFTPPADEATQALQARVFGALTVPSLYLHGADDNCMSVELSDGMDDLYTNGLERVVVPGAGHFLHLEQPKTVADHIVGFLNS; from the coding sequence ATGACACAGACGACCCAGCGACCGCCCTTTGGCGAGGACTCCCCGGCCAGGGGGTCCCAGGCGAGCGACCGCATCCGTCATCGGACGGTTCAGGCGGGCGGACTGGAGGTCCCGATCCTTGAGGCCGGCAGCGGGCCGCTCGTTGTGTGCCTCCACGGGTTTCCCGACCATGCCGCCAGCTGGACAGGGATCCTCGACCGCCTTGCGCAGGAAGGGTACTGGGCGGTCGCGCCCGCACAGCGCGGATACTGGCCCGGCGGCGCGGCCCCCGACGGCTCCTACCGCATTGCCACGACCGGCCAGGACGTCCTCGCCCTCATCGAAGCACTTGGGCGCGAGCAGGCGGATCTCATCGGCCACGACTTCGGAGCCGCGGCGGCGTACGCGGCGACGAGCCTCGACCCGAGACGTGTCCGCAAGCTTGTCACCATGGCGGGTCCCCCTGGCCGTCAACTGCTGAACGCATTGGTCACCGACGGTGACCAGCAGCGACTCAGCTGGTACATGTTCTTCTTCCAGACAGCCATGGCCGAGGCGGCCATCGAACTCGACGACTTCGCCTTCATCGACCGGCTCTGGCGGGAATGGTCGCCCGGCTACGAGCTGCCGGACGCGGAGCGTGCCGCGCTCAAGGAAACCCTGGGTGCTCCAGGAGTCCTGACCGAGGTCCTGGGCTACTACCGCCAGTTGTTCACGCCCCCCGCGGACGAGGCGACCCAAGCCCTGCAAGCCCGGGTCTTCGGCGCCCTCACCGTCCCCTCGCTCTACCTCCACGGGGCCGACGACAACTGCATGTCCGTGGAGTTGAGCGACGGCATGGACGACCTGTACACGAACGGCCTCGAACGCGTCGTCGTACCCGGCGCAGGGCACTTCCTGCACCTCGAACAGCCCAAGACGGTCGCCGACCACATCGTGGGCTTCCTGAACAGCTGA
- a CDS encoding alpha/beta fold hydrolase, giving the protein MDVRIHLCRRTCSALHSSTDRDALLQLHGADDGCILPARVDDRHRFAAPHALEVVPDVGHFLHIEAPEAIAERIAAWAE; this is encoded by the coding sequence GTGGATGTCAGGATTCATCTGTGCCGCAGAACCTGTTCGGCACTCCACTCATCGACCGATCGCGATGCCCTCCTGCAGCTCCACGGTGCCGACGACGGCTGCATCCTCCCCGCGCGGGTCGACGACCGACATCGGTTCGCCGCCCCGCACGCGCTGGAGGTCGTCCCCGATGTCGGTCACTTCCTGCACATCGAGGCCCCCGAGGCGATCGCGGAACGGATCGCGGCATGGGCCGAGTAG
- a CDS encoding UBP-type zinc finger domain-containing protein translates to MTKDTGIDPGVPPSGAGCVDCDADGGWWFHLRRCAQCGHIGCCDDSPAKHATGHFRATGHPVIRSYEPGEAWFWNFETSELYESGPALAPPASHPADQPTPGPAGRVPANWADTLR, encoded by the coding sequence ATGACCAAGGACACCGGCATCGACCCGGGCGTCCCGCCCAGCGGTGCCGGATGCGTCGACTGCGACGCCGACGGCGGCTGGTGGTTCCATCTGCGGCGCTGCGCCCAGTGCGGTCACATCGGCTGCTGCGACGACTCACCCGCCAAGCACGCCACCGGCCACTTCCGGGCCACCGGCCATCCGGTGATCCGCAGTTACGAGCCGGGCGAGGCCTGGTTCTGGAACTTCGAGACGTCCGAGCTCTACGAATCCGGTCCGGCCCTGGCGCCCCCGGCTAGCCACCCGGCCGACCAGCCTACGCCGGGACCGGCGGGACGCGTGCCGGCGAACTGGGCGGACACGCTGCGCTGA
- a CDS encoding ATP-binding protein produces MPCSAAEISSLFLFEKLNAEQLGRLCSEGRIELFDPGPVFTEGDPATDFYVMIEGTVVMSRRVGADDIEVSRTSQPGVYAGAVMAFLWDGKPQRYMNSLRVSEPTRFFVLPAESFANFIHEWFPMAVHLLEGITLGSQTFQRAVGQRERLLALGSLSAGLTHELNNPAAAAVRATSSLRDRVAHMRNTLGVIASGPHHGDALKALVDLQERTAERVSKAPALSALEASDREDELADWLDDHGVQNGWQIAPTFVQGGLDVDWLEQIAAAVDEPGILQSAIECLNYTVEAELLMSEIEDSTTRISHLVDAAKQYSQLDRAPYQVADVHELLDSTLLMLSGKIGPQVKVVKEYDRSVPRIPAYSAELNQVWTNLIDNAVSAIKGAGGEGTLTVRTALVHDRLLVEFRDTGPGVPAEIRGRIFDPFFTTKPVGEGTGLGLDISWRIVVNKHHGDLKVESVPGDTRFQVLLPLTATDPDTVPDPAQEPS; encoded by the coding sequence ATGCCGTGCAGCGCGGCGGAGATCAGCTCGCTGTTCCTCTTCGAGAAGCTGAACGCCGAGCAGCTCGGCAGGCTGTGCAGCGAGGGACGGATCGAACTGTTCGACCCCGGGCCGGTGTTCACCGAAGGTGACCCGGCGACCGACTTCTACGTGATGATCGAGGGCACGGTCGTCATGTCCCGCCGGGTCGGCGCCGACGACATCGAGGTGAGCCGCACGTCCCAGCCAGGGGTGTACGCGGGGGCCGTGATGGCGTTCCTCTGGGACGGGAAACCGCAGCGGTACATGAACTCGCTGCGGGTTTCGGAGCCGACGCGGTTCTTCGTCCTGCCCGCCGAATCGTTCGCGAACTTCATCCACGAGTGGTTTCCGATGGCGGTCCATCTCCTGGAGGGGATCACCCTCGGTTCGCAGACCTTTCAGCGGGCCGTCGGGCAGCGCGAACGGCTGCTGGCGCTGGGCTCGTTGTCCGCGGGTCTCACCCATGAGCTCAACAACCCGGCCGCGGCGGCCGTACGGGCCACCTCGTCGCTCAGGGACCGGGTCGCGCACATGCGCAACACGCTCGGCGTCATCGCCTCGGGCCCCCACCACGGCGACGCCCTGAAGGCCCTGGTCGACCTCCAGGAGCGTACGGCCGAGCGGGTCTCCAAGGCGCCGGCACTGAGCGCGCTCGAAGCGTCCGACCGGGAGGACGAACTCGCCGACTGGCTCGACGACCACGGTGTCCAGAACGGCTGGCAGATCGCGCCGACCTTCGTGCAGGGCGGTCTCGACGTCGACTGGCTGGAGCAGATCGCGGCGGCCGTCGACGAGCCGGGAATCCTGCAGAGTGCCATCGAGTGCCTCAACTACACGGTCGAGGCCGAGCTGTTGATGTCCGAGATCGAGGACTCCACCACCCGTATCTCGCACCTCGTCGACGCCGCCAAGCAGTACTCGCAGCTGGACCGCGCGCCCTACCAGGTCGCCGATGTGCACGAACTCCTCGACAGCACGCTGCTGATGCTGTCGGGCAAGATCGGTCCACAGGTCAAGGTCGTGAAGGAGTACGACCGTTCGGTGCCGAGGATTCCGGCCTACTCGGCCGAACTGAACCAGGTGTGGACCAACCTGATCGACAACGCGGTCTCCGCCATCAAGGGCGCGGGCGGCGAAGGGACGTTGACCGTACGCACCGCTCTGGTGCACGACCGGCTGCTGGTGGAGTTCCGCGACACGGGCCCGGGAGTGCCGGCCGAGATCCGCGGCCGGATCTTCGACCCGTTCTTCACCACCAAGCCGGTGGGCGAGGGCACCGGGCTGGGGCTCGACATCTCCTGGCGGATCGTCGTCAACAAGCACCATGGTGACCTGAAAGTCGAGTCCGTACCCGGCGACACCCGCTTCCAGGTGCTGCTCCCTCTCACCGCCACCGACCCCGATACCGTCCCCGACCCGGCCCAGGAGCCCTCATGA
- a CDS encoding FAD-dependent oxidoreductase, which translates to MAQAADAARTVIMTVDDDPGVSRAVARDLRRRYGKSYRIVRAESGESALDALRELKLRGDLVAVLLADYRMPQMNGIEFLEHAMDVYPGARRVLLTAYADTDAAIDAINVVDLDHYLLKPWDPPEEKLYPVLDDLLEVWRCSDYRPVPATKVVGHRWSARSSDVREFLARNQVPYRWYSTEEPEGQRLLAACGQDGERLPVVITADGTALVEPEVPELAAHVGLATTPTADFYDLVVIGGGPAGLGAAVYGASEGLRTVLVERSATGGQAGQSSRIENYLGFPDGVSGGQLTDRARRQATKFGAEILTAREVTGLESSGAARLVRFADGSAIAAHSVILATGVSYRRLEAAGADELSGRGVFYGSALTEAAACQGHDVYIVGGANSAGQAAMYLSRGAKSVTLLVRGEDLTASMSHYLIQQIAQSPNIFVRAHTVVEAAHGDNHLEQLTLRDTTSGQTELVDAQWLFVFIGAAPLTDWLDGTVLRDERGFILAGPDLTADGRPPADWGLDRPPYHLETNLPGVFVAGDARAESAKRVASAVGEGAMAVMLVHRYLEQS; encoded by the coding sequence ATGGCACAGGCCGCGGACGCTGCGCGGACCGTCATCATGACCGTGGACGACGATCCCGGGGTGTCCCGGGCCGTCGCCCGTGACCTGCGACGGCGCTACGGCAAGTCGTACCGGATCGTGCGCGCGGAGTCCGGCGAGTCCGCGCTGGACGCGCTGCGGGAGCTGAAGCTGCGCGGTGATCTGGTGGCGGTACTCCTGGCCGACTACCGGATGCCGCAGATGAACGGCATCGAGTTCCTCGAACACGCCATGGACGTCTATCCCGGCGCCCGCCGCGTACTGCTCACCGCCTACGCGGACACCGACGCGGCGATCGACGCGATCAACGTCGTCGACCTCGACCACTATCTGCTCAAGCCCTGGGATCCCCCGGAGGAGAAGCTCTACCCGGTCCTCGACGACCTCCTGGAGGTCTGGCGGTGCAGCGACTACCGCCCAGTGCCCGCCACCAAGGTCGTCGGGCACCGATGGTCGGCCCGCTCGTCGGATGTACGGGAGTTCCTGGCCCGCAACCAGGTGCCGTACCGCTGGTACTCCACCGAGGAACCCGAAGGGCAGCGGCTCCTCGCGGCCTGCGGCCAGGACGGGGAGCGGCTGCCGGTCGTGATCACGGCGGACGGTACGGCGCTCGTCGAGCCGGAGGTGCCCGAACTGGCCGCGCACGTGGGCCTCGCCACGACACCCACGGCCGACTTCTACGACCTGGTCGTCATCGGCGGCGGGCCGGCCGGGCTGGGCGCGGCCGTGTACGGGGCCTCGGAGGGCCTGCGCACGGTGCTCGTGGAGCGGTCGGCGACCGGCGGGCAGGCCGGGCAGAGTTCGCGGATCGAGAACTACCTGGGCTTCCCGGACGGGGTGTCCGGCGGCCAGCTCACCGACCGGGCGCGACGCCAGGCCACGAAGTTCGGCGCCGAGATCCTCACCGCCCGTGAGGTGACTGGCCTGGAGAGCAGCGGGGCGGCGCGGCTCGTACGGTTCGCGGACGGGTCGGCGATCGCGGCGCACAGCGTGATCCTGGCGACCGGTGTGTCGTACCGGCGGCTGGAGGCGGCGGGTGCCGACGAGTTGTCGGGCCGCGGGGTGTTCTACGGGTCCGCGCTCACCGAGGCCGCCGCCTGCCAGGGCCACGACGTGTACATCGTCGGCGGCGCCAACTCGGCCGGCCAGGCGGCGATGTACCTGTCCAGGGGCGCCAAGTCGGTCACCCTGCTGGTGCGCGGAGAGGACCTCACCGCGTCGATGTCGCACTACCTGATCCAGCAGATCGCCCAGTCGCCGAACATCTTTGTACGGGCCCACACGGTCGTCGAGGCAGCGCACGGCGACAACCACCTGGAACAGCTGACGTTGCGCGACACGACGAGCGGGCAGACCGAACTCGTCGACGCGCAGTGGCTGTTCGTGTTCATCGGCGCGGCCCCGCTGACCGACTGGCTGGACGGCACGGTACTGCGGGACGAGCGCGGGTTCATCCTGGCCGGCCCCGACCTGACCGCCGACGGGCGGCCACCGGCGGACTGGGGGCTGGACCGGCCGCCGTATCACCTGGAGACCAACCTCCCCGGCGTGTTCGTCGCCGGGGACGCGCGCGCGGAGTCCGCCAAGCGGGTCGCTTCCGCCGTCGGAGAGGGAGCCATGGCCGTGATGCTCGTACACCGATATCTGGAGCAGTCGTGA
- a CDS encoding oxidoreductase has protein sequence MQTAASPVALVTGASSGIGRAAALALVGAGFAVVGTSRNAAKAEPLAGVTFLDLDVAGDESVRALVGEVIDRFGRIDVLVNNAGVGAVGAGEESSINQAKEVFDINVFGLMRMTNAVLPHMRAQGSGRVVNVSSMLGRIPAPFMAVYAATKHAVEGYAESVDHELREYGVRMLLVEPTYTRTSFEASSMAPDSPLPIYAAQREVSRDVLATALRNADHPDVVAKVIVAAATDSKPKLRYTAGSMAARVSLLRRIVPSRAFDRQVRKLNRLAG, from the coding sequence ATGCAGACAGCAGCTTCCCCCGTGGCCCTCGTGACGGGCGCCTCCTCCGGGATCGGGCGGGCGGCAGCGCTCGCCCTCGTGGGCGCCGGCTTCGCGGTGGTCGGCACGAGCCGCAACGCGGCGAAGGCCGAGCCGCTCGCCGGGGTGACGTTCCTCGATCTCGACGTGGCCGGCGACGAATCGGTCCGCGCCCTGGTCGGGGAGGTGATCGATCGGTTCGGCCGGATCGACGTCCTGGTCAACAACGCAGGCGTGGGCGCGGTCGGCGCCGGCGAGGAGAGCTCGATCAACCAGGCCAAGGAGGTCTTCGACATCAACGTCTTCGGCCTGATGCGGATGACCAACGCAGTGCTGCCCCACATGCGCGCCCAGGGCAGTGGCCGCGTGGTCAACGTCTCCTCGATGCTGGGTCGGATCCCAGCGCCCTTCATGGCCGTCTACGCCGCCACCAAGCATGCGGTCGAGGGCTACGCCGAGTCCGTCGATCACGAGCTTCGCGAGTACGGCGTCCGGATGCTGCTGGTCGAGCCGACCTACACACGCACGAGTTTCGAGGCGAGCAGCATGGCACCCGACTCGCCCCTGCCGATCTACGCCGCACAGCGGGAGGTCTCCCGAGACGTGCTGGCCACGGCCTTGCGCAACGCCGACCACCCGGACGTTGTCGCGAAGGTGATCGTCGCGGCCGCCACCGATTCCAAGCCCAAGCTCCGCTACACCGCCGGCTCGATGGCCGCACGCGTCAGCCTCCTACGCCGGATCGTGCCCTCGCGCGCCTTCGACAGACAAGTCCGCAAGCTCAACCGACTGGCCGGCTGA
- a CDS encoding TetR/AcrR family transcriptional regulator — MARPRNFDPDHVLHAAERQFRTTGYNGTSVDDISAATGLGRGSLYAAFEGKHGVLLQAMTGYFARLGQGPRKMLDGPDEGALERLHAYLLRAVHGVPLAPDVPPAPDRTAAACFAAKMALEIGASDPEVKRLASDCFSVVRTAVAECVRAAQRNGDIDPDADPDDLAYLLLTVIRGSDVVGAYGHSPARLTSIAESAFALLPRPRHH; from the coding sequence ATGGCCAGACCACGAAACTTCGACCCCGACCACGTCCTCCATGCCGCCGAGCGGCAGTTCCGCACCACGGGCTACAACGGCACGAGCGTCGACGACATCAGCGCCGCCACCGGCCTAGGCCGCGGCAGCCTCTACGCCGCGTTCGAAGGCAAACACGGCGTGCTGCTGCAGGCGATGACCGGCTACTTCGCCCGGCTGGGGCAGGGTCCGCGGAAGATGCTCGACGGACCGGACGAGGGCGCCCTGGAACGACTGCACGCCTACTTGCTCCGCGCCGTCCACGGGGTGCCACTCGCCCCCGACGTACCCCCCGCCCCCGACCGGACGGCCGCAGCCTGCTTCGCCGCCAAGATGGCCCTGGAGATCGGCGCCTCCGACCCCGAGGTGAAACGCCTGGCCAGCGACTGCTTCTCCGTAGTCCGGACGGCGGTGGCCGAGTGTGTGCGAGCGGCCCAGCGCAACGGCGACATCGACCCCGACGCGGATCCCGACGACCTTGCGTACCTTCTGCTGACCGTCATCCGCGGGAGCGATGTCGTAGGCGCGTACGGCCACAGTCCCGCCCGCCTGACCTCGATTGCGGAGAGCGCGTTCGCGTTGCTGCCTCGCCCGCGCCACCACTGA
- a CDS encoding methyltransferase domain-containing protein encodes MLALLDAMDQMPSASLLRARSYELLSLVPGSSVVDVGCGAGRAVAELAERGVHAVGVDPDPWMLAAARKRWPAAEFREAGAEDLPFADGSVRGYRADKVFHALQEPWRAVAEARRVLCSGGRIVLVGQDWDAIMVDSDDAALTRTIVHARADLLGTPRAARQYRNLLLDGGFNDVTVEVHTSVFTDPAMLSLLTGLAESACMSGAVGRDQADEWLAEQHRRAEADRFLIAIPFFVAAASA; translated from the coding sequence ATGCTGGCCCTCCTCGACGCGATGGACCAGATGCCGAGCGCCAGCCTGCTGCGGGCCCGCTCCTACGAGCTGCTGTCTCTTGTCCCGGGCTCGTCTGTCGTGGACGTCGGCTGCGGTGCCGGGCGGGCCGTCGCCGAGCTGGCCGAGCGTGGCGTTCACGCGGTGGGCGTGGATCCCGATCCGTGGATGCTGGCCGCGGCCCGGAAACGGTGGCCGGCGGCCGAGTTCCGGGAGGCGGGGGCGGAGGATCTGCCGTTCGCCGACGGAAGTGTGCGCGGCTACCGTGCCGACAAGGTCTTCCACGCACTTCAGGAGCCATGGCGCGCGGTGGCGGAAGCGCGGCGCGTCCTCTGCTCGGGCGGCAGGATCGTCCTGGTCGGGCAGGACTGGGACGCCATCATGGTCGACTCTGATGATGCGGCGCTCACCCGCACGATCGTGCACGCCCGCGCCGACCTCCTGGGCACGCCCCGCGCCGCCCGCCAGTACCGCAACCTGCTCCTGGACGGCGGCTTCAACGACGTCACCGTCGAGGTGCACACCAGCGTGTTCACCGATCCCGCGATGCTGTCGCTGCTCACCGGGCTCGCCGAGTCGGCCTGCATGAGCGGTGCCGTCGGCCGTGACCAGGCCGATGAGTGGCTCGCCGAACAGCACCGACGCGCCGAGGCCGACCGCTTCCTCATCGCCATTCCGTTCTTCGTGGCTGCCGCCTCCGCCTAG
- a CDS encoding TetR/AcrR family transcriptional regulator yields the protein MSKPVAREPQRRNARSNRARILATAREELGRNPDVTLEELARAAGVVRRTLFGHFPGRAALLEALAEEAAETLRNTVEAGTVPGESAERALARMVLRMWPVGDRYRMLVALTRRDLGAERFAEVLAPAREAAIGILERGQRDGVFHSHLPPAVQSAGLMALIVALVESVNTGALEDDGHRIATATLIAAGVPEDRASAVVEEVASAMATALPAHGT from the coding sequence GTGAGCAAGCCCGTGGCCCGCGAGCCGCAGCGCCGTAATGCGCGGTCCAACCGGGCGCGCATCCTGGCCACGGCCCGTGAGGAGCTGGGGCGGAACCCCGATGTCACGCTGGAGGAGCTGGCGCGGGCCGCCGGGGTCGTCCGGCGCACCCTCTTCGGGCACTTCCCGGGGCGGGCGGCGCTGCTGGAGGCGCTCGCCGAGGAAGCCGCCGAGACGTTGCGGAATACGGTGGAGGCCGGGACGGTGCCGGGGGAGTCGGCCGAGCGGGCGTTGGCGCGGATGGTACTCCGGATGTGGCCCGTGGGTGACCGCTACCGCATGCTGGTGGCGCTCACCCGGCGGGACCTCGGGGCCGAGCGTTTCGCCGAGGTGCTCGCGCCGGCCCGGGAGGCCGCCATCGGGATCCTGGAGCGCGGGCAGCGGGACGGCGTCTTCCACTCCCATCTGCCGCCGGCCGTGCAGAGCGCAGGCCTGATGGCGTTGATCGTAGCTCTGGTGGAGTCCGTCAACACCGGCGCGCTGGAGGACGACGGGCACCGGATCGCCACGGCCACCCTCATCGCGGCCGGCGTGCCGGAGGATCGGGCGAGCGCGGTGGTCGAGGAGGTTGCGTCGGCGATGGCTACGGCTCTTCCGGCGCACGGCACCTGA